GGGGGACCAGGTGGTGATGACGCCGTTCTTCGTCGGCTCCGAGCCGGTGATCGCCGATAGCGGCAAGTACAAGGGCACGGCCATCCTGCAGCACGAACAGCAGGCCGGGCTCGATCTGGTGAACTCGCTCGACGGAGCGCAGCGGGCCAAGGCTGTGCTGTCGGTTTCGAAGACGGGGAACAACAATGTGGGCGAGGCGTTCAAGGACAACGTGGTGCTCGACTATGCCGGGTTGCCGGTGTCGGCAATGAAGCCGGCGCAGCGGAAGGCGCTCGAAGCGCTGGTCGGCGAGTACGTGGCCAATATGGACGACGGGCATGCGAAGGTGAAGATGTCGGAGGTTCGCGCGCAACTCAACCGCACCTACTTCGCCTGGATCGGCGGGACCGGGCCGGACTCTGTATTCTACTATCGCATCCACAGCCCGGTGATCCTGATCGAGTTCGACCACCAGAATCCCGCCGGGCTGCGGCATCTGTTCCCGGCGGGAAAGCCGATGATGCAGCATGTGCACGTGGTGGTGCGGACGCCCAACGGCAACGACTACGGCAAGGATCTGCTGCGGCAGCACTACGCGCGGCATCCGCACGGCGGGTAGGCGCGCGGCGCCGCACGGGAAAAATCTGGCGGCCGGGGTAAAGTCCTTCCCTCATCCTCCCGATTGTATGGATCGGACCGAAGAGTCCCAGAACAAGGACGCGCTGTTTATGGACGCAATGCTTTGGATGTTCTTGCCGCTGTTCTCGGCGGCTGGGTCGGCGTTGATTGCTTTCTACATCATGCAGGCAAAGATGGAGGTAGCCATCGCCAAAGAGCGGGAAGCGCTGGTTGAAGCGCAGACCAAGATCTCGGGTCACGAGCGGGATGTCGACAATCGGGTGCGTGCGGCACAGGAAGAGACGCGCCGTAAGAGCCTGGATGAGTTCCTCGGCGATTTTCGGGTCGAGGAGCGGCACTACATGCGCGAATCGAAGTCGCTGTTCCTGCGCAAGAAGTCGATGATCCTGCAGGAGCGGCTGTACTTCCGCAACATCCCGCTGTCGAACTGGATCGAACACGAGCTTACAGTGGAAGAAGGCGGCGATATTCAGTCGCTGGCGCAGGCTTGCTCGGCGTTCTCGACGAGATCGCTTGGCGACGGTGGGTCGCCGGCTCCGCCCTCCCTTGGCGCGGGCGTGACCGCGGCCCGGCTGATCGGACAGACGTCGTAGAGCCGGCGCCGGTGCGCTAGCCTGATCGGGTGAGCTTCACCCCTCTGCCCTTCGTGCGCCTGGAACCGGACGCGCAGTCGCGCGAAGTGCGCCGTTTCGCCGAACGGATGGCGGCGCGCCGATCCGTGCGCCACTTCTCGCCCGAATCGGTGCCCTTCGAACTGATCGAAACGGCGATCGCGGCGGCGGCTTCGGCCCCGTCCGGCGCCAATCAACAGCCGTGGCGCTTCGCGGCCGTCTCGGACCCCGCCGTGAAGCGCGAGATCCGGATCGCCGCCGAACGAGAGGAAAAGGAAAACTACGAACATCGCTTCCCCGACGAGTGGCTCGAAGCGTTGGCGCAGTTCGGAACGGACTGGCGGAAGGACTTTCTCGAACTAGCGCCGTGGCTGATTGTGGTGTTCCGGATCGACTACGCGTTGGGTGAAGACGGCGCCCGCCGCAAGCACTACTACGTCTCTGAGTCCGTCGGAATCGCCACCGGGTTTCTGCTCGCCGCGCTCCACATGGCCGGCTTGGCGACGCTGACGCACACGCCGAGCCCGATGGGGTTCCTGCAGAAGATCCTCGGGCGGCCGGCGAACGAGCGGCCATTCCTCCTGATTCCGGTTGGCTACCCGGCGGCCGACGCCACGGCGCCGGTCATCGCGAAGAAACCGCTCTCGGACGTGCTGGTGCGGGTTAGCTGAACAAAGGATGGATCGGTTCGACGCCGCGGTCGACGAGCGGGATCGGCCTGCCCTGCGCGCCGGGCAGTTCTGTCTCGAGATCGATGCCCAAGCCGCGATAGATCGTCGCCGCGACCATCGCCGGAGTGACGGGGGAGTCCTTCGGGTAGCCGCCGGTCTCGTCGGAGGAGCCGACGACTTGGCCGCCTTTGATTCCGCCGCCAGCCATCAGGATGGACCAGCATTGCGGCCAGTGATCGCGCCCGCCGGCCGGGTTCACCTTCGGCGTGCGGCCGAACTCGCCGACGCCGGCGATCATCGTGTTGTCGAGCAGTCGGCGATCCTGGAGATCCTCGAGCAGAGCCGAGTAACCCATGTCGAACATCGGCCCCACCAGATCCGCGTAGCAGGAGATCGGGCTGAACGGCTTCGAACCGTGGATGTCCCAGGTGATCTCGTCAAACACCGTCTCGAACATATTGATGGTGACGAAGCGGACGCCAGCCTCGACCAGCCGGCGGGCCAGCAGGCAAGACTGGCCGAAGCGGTTCAGCCCGTACTTCTCGCGCACGGCCTGCGGTTCCCGATGCAGTTCGAAGGCGGCGCGGGCTTTCTCCGAACTCATCAGCGTGTAGGCCTGGTGAAAGGTCGAGTCGAGCAGGCGGGCTTCCTGCGAGGTTTCGAACTTGCTAACAGCGCGGTCGACCATTTCGCGCCAGTTGCGACGCCTTTCGACGCGCAGCGCGGTGAGGTAGTCCGGCGGCAGCATGTCGGGGACGCGGAAGTTGGGGTCGGCGGGGTCGGCGTTCAGCACGAACGGATCGTAGCTTTTGCCGAGGTAGCCGGCGCTCTGGCCGTGCGGCATATTTCCGCCCGTGTTCCCAATGGGACGGGGCAGCAGTACGTGCGGGGGCACGTCGCCCTTGGGCCCCTTCAGCTTGCCGAGCACGCAGCCGAAGTGCGGATGCTCGACGCCGCCCTGGAACAGACGTCCGGTCTGCATCATCTGGTGGCCGGTGTCGTGGACGGCGGCGGCCGTATGATACACGCTGCGGACAATGGCGTACTTGTCGGCGTGCTTCGCCATCCGAGGGAAGTTTTCCGAGATTTCGATACCGGAGACGTTGGTCTTGATGGGCTTGAACGGGCCGCGAATCTCAACGGGTGCGTCAGGCTTCATGTCCCACGTGTCGAGCTGCGAGGGGCCGCCAACCAGCATCAGAAGGATGCAGTTCTTCTCCGAAGCACGGGTATCGACGGCACCGGCGGCGCGCAGGCCGAACATTTGCGCCAGGCTGAGACCCAACGCTGGGATCGAGCCGGCGTGGAGAAAGTCCCGGCGGCGGAGGCCGTCACAGAATCGGGCGGCGCGGTCTGCATCGAGTCGGATCATTCGGCTAGCACCTCGGTGAGCCCATCTTATCAGACGGTCAAACGCAAGCCGCGACCATGCCGGTCCGGAGAAATCGACTTGCCATATTTGAGGAACCCGAATGATCGAAACGCCCAGCCCGTTTCACTTCCTGGTTCGATTCGAACCGCAGAGATGGCGCGTTTCATTGAAGCGGCCGGCCGACTGTTGACGAACCCGGAAGGGGTGCGCCTGCGTTCGCTTGCGGCCGGCTGACATTGATGCAGAAGGCGGCCGAGTCCATCGAGCTTGGTCCGGCGATGGTGATCGTGAGGTTGGACCGGATGGCGACGCCGTCACAGGCGGGTGTGCGTGCATCGTCGGGAACGGGCGGCACGAAGAAGTTCATCTGATAGAGGCCGCCTGGATATCCGGCGGAGAAGAACGGCTTGGTCGTGAGGCTGTAGCCGGGCGTGGGTCGCGAAGCGGGCGCGTTCGGCCGGTAGTCGAAGTGGACGGTGAACTCCTGGACGGTCGCTTCGTAGTTGGCTCCCTCGGCCATGCGCATGTCCCCAAGCCCAAACAGGTAGGCGCCCAGCGCCGATCCGGGCCGTACCGGGTTCTCCGTGTTGACGAGGCGATTGTCCTGCAACAACGCCGGCAGGCAATCGGCGGCGTTGCCGACGCCATCGAAGATGGACATGTGAATCAGCGCCTGGTCACAGGAATTCAGGAGGTGGACATTGTCAGCCACGGGCCGCAGCGGCACTCGCACCGCCAGGGCGGCGTTGTCGAACACTTCGAGTTCGTACCGGGAATCGAACCACCGCTGGGGCACGATATCCCGAGGCACGAGAATCGTGAAACTCGTCACTGGCGAGCATGGCGCGGCGCAGCCGGTTTGTTGAACGGCCACGAACGGCGCCGCCAGAGACTGTTCGCCGGCCGCGAGCCGAATTTCGAAGCCTTCGAGCCGGGCCGGGTAGCCG
This DNA window, taken from Bryobacteraceae bacterium, encodes the following:
- a CDS encoding nitroreductase family protein gives rise to the protein MSFTPLPFVRLEPDAQSREVRRFAERMAARRSVRHFSPESVPFELIETAIAAAASAPSGANQQPWRFAAVSDPAVKREIRIAAEREEKENYEHRFPDEWLEALAQFGTDWRKDFLELAPWLIVVFRIDYALGEDGARRKHYYVSESVGIATGFLLAALHMAGLATLTHTPSPMGFLQKILGRPANERPFLLIPVGYPAADATAPVIAKKPLSDVLVRVS
- a CDS encoding DUF1501 domain-containing protein yields the protein MIRLDADRAARFCDGLRRRDFLHAGSIPALGLSLAQMFGLRAAGAVDTRASEKNCILLMLVGGPSQLDTWDMKPDAPVEIRGPFKPIKTNVSGIEISENFPRMAKHADKYAIVRSVYHTAAAVHDTGHQMMQTGRLFQGGVEHPHFGCVLGKLKGPKGDVPPHVLLPRPIGNTGGNMPHGQSAGYLGKSYDPFVLNADPADPNFRVPDMLPPDYLTALRVERRRNWREMVDRAVSKFETSQEARLLDSTFHQAYTLMSSEKARAAFELHREPQAVREKYGLNRFGQSCLLARRLVEAGVRFVTINMFETVFDEITWDIHGSKPFSPISCYADLVGPMFDMGYSALLEDLQDRRLLDNTMIAGVGEFGRTPKVNPAGGRDHWPQCWSILMAGGGIKGGQVVGSSDETGGYPKDSPVTPAMVAATIYRGLGIDLETELPGAQGRPIPLVDRGVEPIHPLFS